In Leptodesmis sichuanensis A121, the following are encoded in one genomic region:
- a CDS encoding ISKra4 family transposase (programmed frameshift) — protein MDAEKKAQIQAHARALAALLYEETDPEQVKTLAGIEVAVRGHLLEHVGPELGGFFIATSSGTTSGRKRSLDSIVGRLHLSEKQAQILEVKAYTRWSPYLEQCCLLLSANESYERAAEDIEVLTGVKVTHSTQQRLVHRQTFELPQVAGVVEEMSVDGGKVRLRTPQGQPSEWRDYKGVNLHECCVAAFFQDNEQLVNWVNPQPLSDPLTCLGDGHDGIWNIYAQIGTTTQRREILDWYHLIENLGKVGGSQQRLAVVEACLWQGDVEGAIIQFEDWQHERVATFIAYLNKHRQRIVNYGYYQAEGISIGSGAIESTVKQVGRRVKISGAQWEKGNVPQVLKQRCAYLNGQFSK, from the exons AAAACATTAGCAGGGATTGAGGTAGCAGTAAGAGGGCATCTGCTGGAACACGTCGGTCCAGAACTCGGGG GATTTTTTATTGCAACAAGCAGCGGCACCACAAGTGGACGAAAGCGCAGCCTCGACAGTATCGTCGGACGACTGCACTTGAGCGAGAAACAGGCACAAATTCTGGAGGTGAAAGCCTACACACGCTGGAGTCCTTACCTGGAGCAGTGTTGTTTGTTGCTCAGTGCCAACGAGTCGTATGAGCGAGCGGCAGAAGACATCGAAGTGTTGACTGGGGTGAAGGTTACTCACAGCACTCAACAACGATTAGTCCATCGTCAAACCTTCGAGTTACCGCAAGTGGCAGGAGTGGTTGAGGAGATGAGTGTAGACGGCGGCAAAGTACGATTGCGAACCCCTCAAGGACAACCGAGTGAATGGCGAGATTACAAGGGGGTGAATCTGCACGAGTGCTGTGTGGCTGCTTTTTTCCAGGATAACGAGCAATTGGTTAACTGGGTCAACCCTCAACCCTTGTCTGACCCGCTCACTTGCTTAGGAGATGGGCACGATGGGATCTGGAATATTTATGCCCAGATCGGCACCACGACCCAAAGACGGGAGATTTTGGATTGGTATCACCTCATCGAGAATTTGGGCAAGGTGGGTGGTTCCCAGCAACGTTTAGCGGTGGTGGAAGCCTGCTTGTGGCAGGGCGATGTCGAGGGAGCGATCATCCAGTTTGAGGATTGGCAACACGAGCGGGTTGCGACTTTCATTGCCTATCTCAACAAGCATCGACAGCGGATTGTCAACTATGGCTATTATCAAGCCGAAGGCATTTCCATTGGTTCTGGTGCAATTGAATCAACGGTCAAACAAGTCGGGCGGCGCGTCAAGATATCGGGGGCGCAGTGGGAAAAGGGTAACGTACCACAGGTGCTGAAGCAACGCTGTGCTTACCTTAATGGGCAATTCTCAAAATGA
- a CDS encoding ISKra4 family transposase (programmed frameshift) — protein MDAEKKAQIQAHARALAALLYEETDPEQVKTLAGIEVAVRGHLLEHVGPELGGFFIATSSGTTSGRKRSLDSIVGRLHLSEKQAQILEVKAYTRWSPYLEQCCLLLSANESYERAAEDIEVLTGVKVTHSTQQRLVHRQTFELPQVAGVVEEMSVDGGKVRLRTPQGQPSEWRDYKGVNLHECCVAAFFQDNEQLVNWVNPQPLSDPLTCLGDGHDGIWNIYAQIGTTTQRREILDWYHLIENLGKVGGSQQRLAVVEACLWQGDVEGAIIQFEDWQHERVATFIAYLNKHRQRIVNYGYYQAEGISIGSGAIESTVKQVGRRVKISGAQWEKGNVPQVLKQRCAYLNGQFSK, from the exons ATGGACGCTGAGAAAAAAGCCCAAATTCAAGCCCATGCTCGTGCCCTTGCCGCTCTGCTGTACGAGGAAACCGACCCGGAGCAAGTAAAAACATTAGCAGGGATTGAGGTAGCAGTAAGAGGGCATCTGCTGGAACACGTCGGTCCAGAACTCGGGG GATTTTTTATTGCAACAAGCAGCGGCACCACAAGTGGACGAAAGCGCAGCCTCGACAGTATCGTCGGACGACTGCACTTGAGCGAGAAACAGGCACAAATTCTGGAGGTGAAAGCCTACACACGCTGGAGTCCTTACCTGGAGCAGTGTTGTTTGTTGCTCAGTGCCAACGAGTCGTATGAGCGAGCGGCAGAAGACATCGAAGTGTTGACTGGGGTGAAGGTTACTCACAGCACTCAACAACGATTAGTCCATCGTCAAACCTTCGAGTTACCGCAAGTGGCAGGAGTGGTTGAGGAGATGAGTGTAGACGGCGGCAAAGTACGATTGCGAACCCCTCAAGGACAACCGAGTGAATGGCGAGATTACAAGGGGGTGAATCTGCACGAGTGCTGTGTGGCTGCTTTTTTCCAGGATAACGAGCAATTGGTTAACTGGGTCAACCCTCAACCCTTGTCTGACCCGCTCACTTGCTTAGGAGATGGGCACGATGGGATCTGGAATATTTATGCCCAGATCGGCACCACGACCCAAAGACGGGAGATTTTGGATTGGTATCACCTCATCGAGAATTTGGGCAAGGTGGGTGGTTCCCAGCAACGTTTAGCGGTGGTGGAAGCCTGCTTGTGGCAGGGCGATGTCGAGGGAGCGATCATCCAGTTTGAGGATTGGCAACACGAGCGGGTTGCGACTTTCATTGCCTATCTCAACAAGCATCGACAGCGGATTGTCAACTATGGCTATTATCAAGCCGAAGGCATTTCCATTGGTTCTGGTGCAATTGAATCAACGGTCAAACAAGTCGGGCGGCGCGTCAAGATATCGGGGGCGCAGTGGGAAAAGGGTAACGTACCACAGGTGCTGAAGCAACGCTGTGCTTACCTTAATGGGCAATTCTCAAAATGA
- a CDS encoding DEAD/DEAH box helicase has protein sequence MSYYLDPIDAANQPRESLVRYLLTAYPLRDPHLRYGFKQLLEEPGAIAQYPYLEGAQPYKTGVNIRQLVEQKILHPEMLRLFNPDRLLYKHQEDAIRAVVEQKDNIVVATGTGSGKTECFLIPMMDHLLKHPEVGVQALILYPMNALVNDQVKRLRQLLCRQGNDQELIRFGFYTSRTETDPENAREALRAELTASDRQELLQLFTEEQQQGRNFSRPEYLVNAAVEQVMRVQAISRQEIWDNPPQILVTNYSMLEHMLIRPRERESIFTTAHHFKLLVVDEAHSYSGSTGTEVSMLIKRFKSAVGMEEAGQMQGIATSATLGDRNDPNVDNQVTGFAGDLFSEPFHRVIWGDRVSIDERLGSPYALPEGLAESDIYEYFHDLELPSLNASIEQWQEQLSYLVPHPILESAASEAQGDVHYFLWLALYQHPTIHRLIECLSKHPQPWHQLARSLQLWEIPTALDGTIPPEEDEKLETALSHLVQLGTLARRSPDELPLLPVRLHLLFRSIEGLYACINPQCPEAFHHPDFPDRPLRYGKLYLSSKTDCDCCGAPVIELSSCRKCGQAYGLTYLGNGNELQLLPRSLEAVENSHSIYVLTAGALDSITNDEGDDIEVDDDTEQSTATNLGSFLIHKGSGANGWLGKKSGNPPALLSAESSSDWTLHWHRPPKAENLQGGYLNQCPACGARRSQSPAIGRFVSYTDAPLEVMLDSLFELLPEPEQASVRYTKRKLLTFSDGRQDAAFFASDFQRTHTETLYRQLVWQAFTDVQDQGVTSISQVEEKLIEQFLDISIPHPDREADKHHRSYVANDENEESSLNAIDCRKRAQSRAKELLIREFGLPSARRFSIEALGLLACHIEDFTPAFLEKVTEKFSLNTSEDYTEARIFLTGLTDMIRLMGAIDLQGTSRYFPETGGVEGGQPARLDAKGRSQTYLKLRRDPKDKQAISFLWRKNNKGEPTQRQNQIVTYYRNFLKQYPSEESLVWLFDELLKQGIFVKYADGRQLHWELLNIRQTFDDWYQCNTCQQIFHVPSLVTILGHSQFGVDHCLAPQCNGTLQLFDASTLADHHYRHLIRERSILPLRSQEHTAQLSTEELASRENRFRQGKINLLSCSTTLEMGVDIGELQAVALRNFPPHVSNYQQRAGRAGRRTDGVAVTLMYGQRRPHDRYYFERPIQLINGKNQVPRLDPGNFEIQKRHIRAELLAEFLRTEYGRGAEKVIMADFLGLPSTFSPMSQVAAESILLKFTEWLHGQYAVTCTQQWLGRLNSQQSVGSVIQQFEADLQVFKDEQLKDWNGLSDLLHNLKQAVRDAEDANDSKKQKVLEYKRDRIREELEKIQKRQLHEELAKASILPIYGFPIDVVQLLTRDSKQFFQGQGKHRLQRDRRLALGEYAPGQEVVVDDRVHTSVGVLRPDDLPNRFYWVCQSCNFFMAASTDTELLNRLGIADGDPKCPICQAKPSASEQKPRLYKIPKAFTTDWSEQPKVTPYSKPMRQPTSQVFLAQEGDNAEPQSSEFFELIVSQGGQFFLSNQGPLEEGRGFKNRGFAICKRCGRDLSEEVRRNQRNRTRQSKTSTQNSRQISHTHPITGSICEGWYEHTHLGHEFRSDLLKMSASHICDEYKCLGLCLGDNAKL, from the coding sequence ATGTCCTACTATCTTGATCCAATTGATGCTGCTAACCAGCCTCGTGAGAGTCTGGTTCGTTATTTACTGACAGCCTATCCTTTGCGAGATCCCCATCTGCGGTATGGATTCAAGCAATTGCTAGAGGAACCCGGTGCGATCGCTCAATATCCCTATCTGGAAGGAGCGCAACCCTACAAAACGGGAGTAAACATTCGTCAATTGGTAGAACAGAAGATATTACATCCGGAAATGCTTCGCCTGTTCAATCCTGATCGCTTGTTGTATAAACACCAGGAAGATGCCATTCGAGCAGTCGTTGAGCAAAAGGATAATATTGTTGTTGCCACGGGGACGGGGTCTGGGAAGACGGAATGCTTCCTCATTCCCATGATGGATCATTTGTTAAAGCATCCAGAGGTAGGCGTTCAGGCGTTGATTCTATATCCGATGAATGCTTTGGTGAATGATCAGGTGAAGCGGCTACGTCAATTGCTCTGTCGGCAAGGGAACGATCAGGAACTGATTCGGTTTGGATTTTATACCAGTCGCACGGAAACTGATCCAGAAAATGCCAGGGAAGCATTGAGAGCAGAGCTAACTGCCAGCGATCGCCAGGAACTGTTGCAACTGTTTACGGAGGAACAACAGCAGGGGCGTAACTTCAGCCGTCCTGAATATTTGGTCAATGCGGCAGTCGAACAAGTGATGCGGGTGCAAGCGATTTCAAGGCAAGAAATCTGGGACAATCCGCCTCAAATTCTTGTCACCAACTACTCCATGCTGGAGCATATGCTCATCCGTCCGCGAGAGCGGGAATCTATTTTTACTACTGCTCACCACTTTAAGCTTCTGGTCGTAGACGAAGCCCACTCCTACAGTGGCTCTACTGGAACAGAAGTCTCTATGCTGATCAAGCGGTTTAAGTCCGCGGTGGGCATGGAGGAAGCAGGGCAGATGCAAGGGATTGCCACCAGTGCAACTCTGGGCGATCGCAACGATCCTAACGTTGATAATCAGGTGACTGGCTTTGCTGGAGACCTATTCAGTGAACCCTTTCATCGAGTGATTTGGGGCGATCGTGTCAGCATTGATGAACGGTTGGGTAGCCCTTATGCACTGCCGGAGGGGTTGGCAGAATCAGATATTTATGAATATTTTCACGATCTAGAATTACCATCTCTGAATGCTTCTATTGAGCAATGGCAAGAGCAACTCAGCTATCTTGTTCCGCACCCGATTCTAGAAAGTGCAGCGAGTGAAGCTCAGGGTGATGTTCATTACTTCCTATGGCTTGCTCTATACCAGCATCCAACCATCCACCGTTTGATTGAATGCTTGAGTAAACATCCCCAACCCTGGCATCAACTGGCGAGATCGCTCCAATTATGGGAGATCCCTACAGCACTAGACGGTACGATTCCACCTGAAGAAGATGAAAAACTAGAGACAGCACTTTCTCACCTGGTACAGTTAGGAACCCTGGCAAGACGAAGCCCTGATGAGTTGCCGTTATTGCCTGTTAGATTACATTTGCTGTTTCGCAGTATTGAGGGGTTATACGCCTGTATCAACCCTCAATGCCCCGAAGCTTTTCATCATCCCGATTTCCCAGATCGTCCTCTTCGTTATGGCAAGTTATATCTTAGTAGTAAGACAGATTGCGATTGCTGTGGTGCGCCCGTAATAGAGCTATCCAGTTGCCGCAAATGTGGGCAGGCTTATGGACTAACCTATCTAGGGAATGGAAACGAACTACAATTGTTACCTCGCTCTCTGGAAGCAGTCGAAAACAGTCATTCGATTTATGTCTTAACAGCCGGAGCTTTAGATAGCATCACGAATGATGAGGGTGATGATATTGAAGTTGATGATGATACAGAGCAATCAACGGCAACTAATTTAGGCAGCTTCCTAATTCACAAAGGGAGTGGAGCTAATGGTTGGCTCGGTAAAAAATCAGGAAATCCTCCCGCCCTCTTATCTGCCGAGTCTTCATCTGACTGGACACTTCACTGGCATCGTCCACCGAAAGCCGAAAATCTCCAAGGAGGGTATTTGAATCAATGTCCTGCCTGTGGGGCAAGGCGATCGCAGTCTCCTGCAATTGGACGCTTCGTGTCTTATACAGATGCGCCCCTAGAAGTCATGCTGGATAGTCTGTTTGAACTACTCCCTGAACCTGAACAAGCATCAGTCCGATATACAAAACGTAAACTCCTCACCTTCTCAGATGGTCGTCAGGATGCGGCGTTCTTTGCATCGGATTTTCAACGTACCCATACTGAAACTCTCTATCGGCAACTTGTTTGGCAGGCATTTACCGATGTTCAAGATCAGGGCGTCACTTCCATTAGTCAGGTGGAAGAAAAACTGATCGAACAATTTCTAGACATTTCTATTCCCCATCCGGATCGAGAAGCTGATAAGCATCACCGTAGCTATGTTGCGAATGATGAGAACGAAGAAAGTAGCTTGAATGCGATCGATTGCAGAAAACGCGCTCAAAGTCGGGCAAAAGAGCTTCTCATTCGTGAGTTTGGCTTACCCTCTGCGCGACGCTTTTCAATTGAAGCATTAGGGTTGCTTGCCTGTCATATAGAAGACTTTACTCCAGCTTTCCTGGAAAAAGTAACGGAAAAGTTTAGCTTGAACACCTCTGAAGATTACACTGAGGCTCGGATTTTTCTGACTGGCTTAACTGACATGATCCGGTTGATGGGAGCCATTGATCTTCAGGGAACCTCTCGATACTTCCCAGAAACTGGGGGAGTAGAAGGCGGACAACCCGCTCGACTAGATGCCAAGGGTCGCTCCCAAACCTATCTGAAGTTACGGCGAGACCCCAAAGACAAGCAAGCAATTTCATTTCTGTGGCGCAAGAACAACAAAGGGGAACCCACACAACGGCAAAACCAGATTGTGACCTACTATCGTAATTTTCTAAAGCAGTACCCATCTGAAGAGAGCTTGGTGTGGCTATTTGATGAGTTACTCAAGCAGGGAATTTTTGTCAAATATGCTGATGGTCGGCAACTCCACTGGGAATTGCTCAATATCAGACAGACGTTTGACGATTGGTATCAGTGCAATACTTGTCAGCAAATTTTTCATGTCCCCAGCCTTGTTACTATATTGGGGCACTCTCAATTCGGTGTTGATCATTGTCTAGCCCCACAGTGTAATGGAACCTTACAGTTGTTCGATGCTTCTACACTTGCCGATCATCACTATCGCCATCTGATTCGTGAGCGAAGTATCTTACCGCTGCGATCGCAGGAACATACGGCACAGTTAAGCACAGAAGAATTAGCTAGCCGAGAAAATCGATTTCGCCAGGGAAAGATCAACCTACTCAGTTGTTCAACTACGCTGGAAATGGGGGTAGACATTGGTGAGCTACAGGCGGTTGCACTGCGTAACTTTCCGCCTCATGTGAGTAACTATCAGCAACGAGCCGGACGAGCTGGACGACGAACAGACGGGGTTGCAGTCACGCTAATGTATGGACAACGCCGTCCCCACGATCGCTACTACTTTGAGCGACCCATTCAACTGATCAATGGCAAAAATCAAGTTCCAAGACTTGATCCAGGCAATTTTGAGATTCAAAAACGCCACATCCGTGCCGAACTACTCGCTGAATTTCTTCGCACCGAATATGGTAGAGGAGCCGAGAAGGTCATTATGGCTGACTTTTTAGGATTGCCTTCTACCTTTAGTCCAATGTCTCAAGTTGCTGCTGAATCAATTCTTTTGAAATTTACTGAGTGGTTACATGGGCAATATGCAGTGACTTGCACTCAGCAATGGCTAGGTCGATTAAACAGTCAACAGTCTGTTGGTTCTGTGATTCAGCAGTTTGAAGCAGATTTGCAAGTTTTTAAAGATGAGCAGTTGAAAGATTGGAATGGCTTGTCAGATCTTCTACACAATCTAAAACAAGCAGTGCGTGATGCAGAAGATGCCAATGATAGTAAGAAACAAAAAGTGTTGGAATATAAACGCGATCGCATTCGAGAAGAACTAGAAAAAATCCAAAAGCGTCAACTCCATGAAGAACTGGCAAAAGCCAGCATACTTCCGATCTATGGCTTCCCAATCGATGTGGTGCAACTGCTCACTAGAGACAGTAAACAATTTTTCCAAGGACAGGGAAAACATCGACTCCAGCGCGATCGCCGTCTTGCATTAGGAGAGTATGCCCCCGGACAAGAGGTCGTTGTTGACGATCGAGTTCACACTAGTGTTGGCGTACTGCGACCCGATGACCTGCCAAATCGCTTCTACTGGGTTTGCCAGTCTTGCAACTTCTTCATGGCAGCCAGTACCGATACCGAACTGCTAAACCGCTTAGGGATTGCTGATGGCGATCCAAAATGCCCTATCTGCCAAGCAAAGCCATCAGCTAGTGAACAAAAGCCGCGTTTATACAAAATTCCCAAAGCTTTTACGACGGACTGGAGCGAACAGCCCAAAGTAACTCCCTACAGCAAACCTATGCGGCAGCCAACCTCTCAGGTATTTTTAGCCCAGGAGGGCGATAACGCTGAGCCTCAGTCCTCTGAGTTCTTCGAATTAATCGTCAGTCAGGGCGGGCAGTTTTTCTTATCTAATCAGGGACCTTTGGAAGAGGGGCGAGGGTTTAAGAATCGAGGATTCGCTATTTGTAAGCGATGTGGGCGTGACCTCAGTGAGGAAGTCCGTCGTAATCAGCGCAATCGTACCCGTCAGTCCAAAACCTCAACTCAAAATTCTCGACAAATCAGTCATACCCATCCAATTACAGGAAGTATCTGCGAGGGGTGGTATGAACATACCCATCTAGGTCACGAATTTCGCAGCGATCTTCTAAAAATGAGTGCATCCCACATTTGCGATGAGTATAAGTGCTTAGGGCTATGTTTGGGAGACAACGCTAAACTTTGA
- a CDS encoding DUF1998 domain-containing protein — protein MIHLDGGREIHSDTDSDVEQTNTPSSGAAFWRSLTYALLAAAAQIIDVPRSELDGLFRPLEESNAETAEIIIYDNVPGGAGYSKRIANHFSEILQRAYQLVESCSCGSSCYDCLRTYTNQIFHHELDRHLVSTFLRPIVERLKPDELLQSFAPDANRVSLSRMASDLERYSTMAGANTIGYLPRITDPFTLQRLTQIVETSGSSTPLELIVSYLPEQENNDQVRVLRKRLSQWIDQGLLVLYRTKENHSLTFCFSSQLPHRTALQLQINNNGEPTEWFQTRSERGVNQVFQDLKSLETNAIVVQASTLEDSDTVVIFPTPSWGSLTLEQLRKELGLAQVLRGSQIKKIVYSDRYLNQQNQPGAEILADLLQGMWLNDDSQLTIHIQQSKEEYDRRDTQRRIDIGRFLSNLPGKVKVEMRPYPKRCQPPFPHRRELTIEFQSNSTYRILFDKGLDFLKKDSDGKYRIEETTYIVIVKLA, from the coding sequence GTGATTCATTTAGATGGGGGACGCGAAATTCATTCTGATACAGATTCGGATGTTGAGCAAACAAATACGCCATCCAGTGGAGCAGCATTCTGGCGATCTCTGACCTATGCGCTCCTAGCTGCGGCTGCCCAAATTATTGATGTTCCTCGTTCTGAACTTGATGGACTATTTCGTCCTTTAGAAGAAAGCAACGCAGAAACGGCAGAAATTATCATTTACGACAATGTCCCCGGAGGAGCAGGTTATAGCAAACGCATTGCCAATCACTTCTCAGAAATTTTGCAACGAGCCTATCAATTAGTTGAATCTTGTAGTTGTGGCAGCAGTTGCTACGACTGCTTGAGAACCTACACAAACCAGATCTTTCATCACGAACTCGATCGGCATCTAGTCTCAACTTTTCTCAGACCTATCGTGGAGCGACTAAAACCCGACGAATTGCTTCAATCCTTTGCGCCAGATGCAAACCGGGTTAGTTTATCTCGAATGGCATCAGATCTTGAGCGTTATTCCACAATGGCAGGCGCAAATACGATCGGCTACTTACCTAGAATTACTGACCCCTTTACGCTCCAGCGATTGACCCAAATTGTTGAGACATCAGGAAGCAGCACCCCTCTAGAACTGATTGTTTCGTATTTGCCTGAACAAGAGAATAATGACCAGGTTCGCGTTTTACGCAAGCGGTTATCTCAGTGGATTGATCAAGGGTTACTAGTTCTATATAGGACGAAAGAGAACCACTCCTTAACCTTTTGCTTTAGTAGTCAACTCCCTCACCGCACTGCTCTTCAACTTCAAATTAATAATAATGGCGAACCAACCGAATGGTTTCAGACACGCAGCGAACGGGGTGTTAACCAAGTTTTTCAAGATTTGAAAAGTTTAGAGACCAACGCAATCGTTGTTCAAGCGTCAACATTGGAAGACTCTGACACAGTAGTAATTTTTCCAACACCTAGTTGGGGAAGTCTCACTCTTGAGCAACTTCGCAAAGAGCTTGGTCTAGCACAGGTATTGCGGGGAAGTCAAATCAAAAAAATAGTTTACAGCGATCGCTATCTCAACCAACAAAACCAGCCTGGAGCAGAAATCTTGGCAGATCTCCTTCAGGGAATGTGGTTGAACGATGATTCTCAACTGACTATCCATATCCAGCAATCAAAAGAGGAATATGACCGAAGGGATACTCAGCGCCGCATAGATATTGGGCGTTTTCTATCTAATCTCCCTGGAAAGGTTAAGGTTGAAATGAGACCTTATCCCAAACGTTGTCAACCACCCTTTCCCCATCGGCGAGAACTAACCATAGAATTCCAAAGTAATTCAACTTATCGAATCCTTTTCGACAAAGGACTTGACTTTCTCAAAAAAGACTCTGACGGAAAATATCGTATTGAGGAAACAACTTATATCGTCATCGTCAAGCTGGCCTAA
- a CDS encoding DNA adenine methylase — protein sequence MDQIELFDTKPLQKKQHIVNVASVPQRSPFRYAGGKTWLIPRIRQWLLKHGGLDKELIEPFTGGGIVSLTAAFESLVGQVTMVEKDEGVAAVWRIILEGDAEWLADAIRNFHLTPENARRAIEASNQSLRSLAFATIVKNRVNRGGILADGASFIKQGENGKGITSRWYPETLQKRILAIAQIRHKIKFIEGDGFEICEQNTHRRDTIYFIDPPYINAGRRLYRYSIINHKGLFELANKLEGDFLMSYDNTQEAQDLAEHHGFSTRSISMKNTHHAEKTELLIGRDLSWLLE from the coding sequence ATGGATCAAATTGAATTATTTGATACTAAGCCTTTACAAAAGAAACAGCATATAGTGAATGTTGCTAGTGTGCCTCAGCGTAGTCCTTTTCGCTACGCTGGAGGTAAGACCTGGTTAATTCCGAGAATTAGACAATGGTTATTAAAACACGGTGGTTTAGATAAAGAATTGATTGAACCTTTTACAGGTGGCGGTATTGTAAGTCTAACTGCTGCCTTTGAAAGTTTAGTTGGTCAAGTCACAATGGTAGAAAAAGATGAGGGTGTAGCTGCCGTATGGCGCATCATTTTAGAAGGTGACGCTGAATGGTTGGCTGATGCTATTAGAAATTTTCATTTGACTCCAGAAAACGCAAGAAGAGCAATTGAAGCATCGAATCAATCTCTAAGGTCTCTTGCTTTCGCTACCATAGTGAAAAATCGTGTTAATCGAGGTGGAATTCTTGCAGATGGAGCAAGTTTCATTAAGCAGGGAGAAAATGGCAAAGGCATAACATCACGCTGGTATCCCGAAACTCTTCAAAAGCGGATACTTGCTATTGCACAAATAAGACACAAAATTAAATTTATCGAGGGAGATGGATTTGAGATTTGCGAACAAAATACTCATCGCAGAGACACCATTTATTTTATTGATCCACCCTATATTAATGCAGGCCGAAGGCTATATCGATATTCAATAATTAATCACAAAGGATTGTTTGAACTTGCTAATAAACTGGAAGGAGACTTTTTAATGAGCTATGACAACACTCAAGAAGCACAAGATTTAGCAGAACATCACGGCTTTAGTACACGGTCTATCTCCATGAAGAATACACACCATGCAGAGAAAACAGAGTTACTAATTGGACGTGATCTATCGTGGCTTTTGGAGTAA
- a CDS encoding NotI family restriction endonuclease: MNNPQDWENIDWSRLADYYPTPDYLSSSRKRLTPQLLYKGAILHGWNKKQVVVVQKSFFETLPNLPRVEQEQAEIAWHLYDLQRQNDQFDLILSNIFYTEYWSAINRISTPEPGRLEDFLAILQQKLDDKLENPPDTQTILDIPLQ; the protein is encoded by the coding sequence ATGAACAATCCTCAAGATTGGGAGAATATAGATTGGTCAAGATTAGCTGACTACTACCCAACCCCAGACTATCTATCGTCATCACGCAAGCGGTTGACTCCTCAACTATTGTATAAAGGTGCAATTCTGCATGGATGGAACAAGAAGCAGGTGGTTGTTGTTCAAAAGAGCTTCTTTGAAACGTTACCTAATTTGCCAAGAGTTGAGCAAGAGCAGGCTGAAATTGCCTGGCATCTTTATGATTTGCAACGGCAGAATGATCAGTTCGATTTAATCTTAAGCAATATCTTTTATACAGAGTACTGGTCAGCAATTAATCGAATATCTACTCCAGAACCTGGAAGATTAGAAGATTTTTTGGCGATACTTCAGCAGAAGCTAGATGATAAATTGGAAAATCCGCCTGATACACAAACTATTCTAGATATACCTTTACAGTAA